The stretch of DNA TATTCTgcaaaacaaattttaaatgGTGAAAACTTTTCCTCACTATGTCCAATTGATGCTTCTTAGGATGACGTtagaattttattttagtGCAGGCATTACCTTGCTAAGTTCATTCATTAAAGTACTAATATACCTCTTACTGGCATGCATTTACCTAAGTGGTCTCCGTTAGCCGTGGTCTTTTCGAACGCAACAACTTTCAAGTTAAGTAAAAATGATTTATTCTATAAAATATGTATGTAGTGGGAAAGACTCGACAGACCTGCTTGCCAAGTTCTCTTTCTAAGCAATTGAGTTGGCCAGTCCCCCTGAAAATGCTAATGCCCATGTGCGACTCATTCCGTTATCCAAATATGTGGATGAATCAAAAGTTGAATCACTGAAAAATGCATACGAATCTACTGGGTCGAAGAGTGCTTGATTCAGCTTCAATATGCCTGTCCAGCCGCTTTCTATCGATTCAATAATTGGCTCGATTTTAGTCTGCCATTCTTCTTCGACGAAAGTCTCAGAACGAATATTAGAAGAAACTGGTGTGATAGGTAGCATATGAATACCGTGGATATATTCTGTGTTTGTTCCAAAATAAGTAGTATAATCGATAATATTATCGAATAAAATACCACTCACTTTATTTCCTATGATTTCTTCAGGCTCAACTGTGTTGTCATTTTGATAATAGAAATAGTCGTTCATTGCATCCTTCATTATACTAATCATCAAGTCACCCCTCAATTCCATTGACTGGTCACCGATAGTGGCCCCCCATAACTTCATAGCATAGGCAAAATTGTAATCTTCACTACTACTTTCTTCGTTCTTACCGTTACCGTTTTCATAAAGTCCAGCTGCCCATGAATGACCGTTGAACCAATCAAACATTCTCGATTGTGCAAAgtattcatctttttcagaTGGATTTGCGACATCTCTTACCAATGAATTGACCCAATCTTTATTGTCGGCAGCCCAAGTACCATTCAGTTTAGAGTCAACATAGCCGATGACAGCAGCTGCATGAATAATGTAACCATAATGGAAATGATGGTCATTGTAATAAGTGTTACCAAAATCGTATTGCGTGCTGGTGGAACCCCAATCTCCTGAACTGACCAAACCGTTGAACTTTGTGTCGTAAATTAGTGGATACGTCTGTTCATTTTGTAGCAGAATATCAAAGGCCGATTTGATGTTTTCCAAAGTACTCTTAGTACTGGCTTCATCTTGGATGATTTCGGAGACCGTTAATAGAATGTAAGAATACTTATCGATAACTTTACCCAAATAATATGTGTTTAACCCGCTTATACTTTCGGAAATACTAACCTGTAATTCGGAATTGGCAACTTCAGCTAATAATTGCAATTGTTCTTTAGAATACTCTAAAAGGTTTGAGCCAAGTTGAGAAGACCATGGTAACCAAGATATTTGTCTGTTTAGAGATGTGGAAAATTGTAGGCTCGTTGTTAGATAACCGTTCATTACACCCTTAGTTGTAGAAGCGAGTTGAATGCCGGTATAGTAGTCTTGCATTATATCACTAAATGAAGATTCATGATGGGGCAAGGCAAAAATCATTGTGCTACCTGATGCCGACTCACCTTGGGTGGTATAAGAAAATTCATAGGTAGCTGTAGAACCGTCAGAGACACCCTGCAGCTTGAAATTAGTAACGTACATACCTGCGGCTTGATCATAAAAGACCTCGTAATCAGTTTCAGAAGGTGCGACGGCCAATTGAATGATAAGACCATCAACACTAGCGCTTGCTTTAATTTCATATTCTGAGCTCACCTCCAATGAAAAGTCCGTTGAGGTTAAATCGTCTGGTCCTATCACGTAACATAACCAAGTGACTCCATTCAAAAGGGTGATACGATATTTGAGAATACCCTGAGCTAAATTGCTTGATGATTCAGAAACAATGGTATTGAATCCGACGCTGGAACCAATCTTGGCATTTAAAGATCCATGATATATACCAGTTGCAAATCCCATACCTTGAACCAAAGGTATTTCCAGGTAGTTCGAAGAATCATTGGATTCTGATAGCACTACCCTTGTTGAAGACAAGGTCATTTCATCAACTTGCATAGTCATACTTGAATCAAAATTCGAAGCTGAGAAAACAACATGAGCAATTCCCAAAGGATTGACCAAATATTCTGCATTACCGGAACTGTCATAACCACCGTAGCTATATTGATCTACTGTTGTATGTTGAACAGCAAAACCATATGAACTCGAGGTGTACTTCCACAATGAATAAGGATACACAAAGGCAGGTGATTCCTGACTACCAACAATCAAATTTGTATAAAACTTGTTTGTTTGAATGGGACCATCGTTTGACACCCCATCAGCCAATGACATAGGATTTGGTGATCTGTCAAAAACAGTTGGTGGTTCATCTGTCGAAACAGCATTGAAAAGATTGACAATGGTCGTTGTTGAAGAGTTCTCCGTTGTGGTAGCGGTGCTACTGGTCGAGGTTGACAgagaagaggaggaagtTTTTGTTTGTCTCGAAGATGAGGACGAAGAGATGGTAGCTTgcattgaagaagatacATAAATGGTATCTAATGTCGAAGAAACCGgagaggaagaagaatctACTGTTGAAAATAGTGATGACAAAAGAATGTTTCCTGTTGAACTCGATGGATAAACTGGACTAACAGTCGATGATAGTGATGGTGATGGTGAAGAACCGTTTTCTGTAATGTTTGAAGGGTAAATTGGACTAGTTGTCGAATATAGTGATACAGATGGAGAAAGAGTGATTTGTGTCCTATTAGATGGGTAAGCAGGGCTTGCTGTTGTAGATGCGAGCGTCTGGACTAAATCCTGGGTTGAGTTGGATGGATAGAACAAAGTCGAGGAAGCAGGAGTTGAAGCAATGAAGGAATCTTCGCCGGTAGCTGTAGCTGCATTTGTCCTTACTGAAATAGTATATATCGTTTTATTCGAGGTCAATGAAGAAGgaataatttttgtttcttggGAAGAATAGGAAGGCATTTGAGTTACCAGTGGATCGATTGTACCTTTTGAAACAGAAGTCAATAAAGTTCCATTTAATTGTGTCCCCGAAATAGataaagatgaagaaaataaagtcGAAGTCGAAGTCGAAGCAGTTTGAGATAATAATGTGGTGACTTTACGCATTGTTGATGCACTTGGCATGACTGAGGCGACGCCGGAAACCGAACTCAAATTGTGTACTGAACTTTTGCTTTTCGAATTATCATTTGcgtaaatatttgaaacAGTGACAGGATCATTATTGGTTTGTGCGCTTATTTTTTGAGATACTTGGCTTGCGTAGTTTGATAACGACAATGACAGTTGAACTGCTGTTCTTGTATTAGAATCACTGTCTTGTGAATTAATTGGAGATGCGCTCACTCTATTTTTTGGCGAAACTGAGAGAGGGCTATGAGAAGCTGCAGATACTCTTGTTACAACCACCGATTGTGCAACATAAGGCTCACCTACTGTCAAAGTAGCGTAAGATAAAGTTTCAATTAAATCAGTTTCCAATATTTCGTCTGCATTATTCGATATGAAACTTATATATGAACATTCGACGAAACttaatagaaaaagaagtgTCAGATATAATTGCATACTAgctgtttttttgttttcttttctgtaTGCAGACCGTTACTATGGTTATCTACTTGTTGAAACAAGCACAAGAAACATACTTGatattcatttttgaaacaaattGCACCAAGTATTTATATGTAGTCCTTTACCCTCGCTTGTAGTCTTCGTATGGTGTATATGCTTTGCTACTCTTTTCATACCCAGCTCttatttttaactttttgGGTTCAGCTTTATGATTAACTAGTTTTTCCTTGGTAACCAAATTGGGAGATTTCGTGCCTTTTCTGCTGGCTTTCATAACAAAATATAGCCGAAAAGAGCTTAGCGCAGCTGAACTCGGTAACAAGGTTCAGGTAAAAAggggagaaaaaaagaaaagaaagccagatctttcaaaaatatgcCAGCAAATACCAAATTGGTCATAAAATAGCTAGCACTCCGCTATCGAGCAAGTTCTCTTGGCAAGCAGGCTTATTCTATTCTTTTGCTGAAGGAAAGGCCAGTTCTATGCTTATAACCTTAAGTAGGAAACATATGCGCAGCTTACAGCGCATAAAATTGATGGCAACCCATTTAGTGGTACTATTCCTGCGTTATTACTAGTATGGTCGCTTTAAAGAGTGGTAAGATTTcacattttcaaatctaaaAAGCAAAGTTTATCACTTGAAATGTACCTCTCTGTGGGCTTTCACTACCTTGTACATTTTCTTAGCAGTTCCgtacatttttttaaacaatgaaaattcAAAGTTCTATGTATAGAGATTATTTAGGTTTTTAGTACTTAAAGTATTTTGAGAATACCTTGGCAAACGCAGAACAATCGTAAAAGAGATTGCTACTGCGCACTGTTTCCTTGCTTTATCACTTTCAGTTCTGCAAGAACTAAGGTGTTTATCAGTAATGATACTGTAATATCAATAGCGATAAAAACTTCGTCAGTGAAACCATTCTTTTTAACAGCCATCTATCAAATAAAAGAGTTTTTAACTTGAACTGGGATATCAATTTCAGCAGATCCAACACCTTTATCAAAATGAAGTTTTACGCGGAGGAAATATGACCTCGAGCATAAACAACTTTCAAAACTTGGCACTATGGTAGCTTtaaaatcatcattatattttatattcaaTAACAGTGTTCTCTTATACTCAGTTGAACTGACCTGATTCCATTCATTTGATTTCCGATGTGAAAGTACCGAATGGTGATAGTTTGATGGGGAggtttttttattcctaGAAGTTCGAGGAATTATGCTGGATATAGGAGAAGAAGCAACAGGCACACTTTTCTCTCCAACCAACTTCGTTTTCAACGCATTTTTCATGACAACAACATTGGCTTCCATATTGGCTAAAACCTGTACGTCCTTAATTATACTCGAAGGCATTAAATCAGAAAAATCGAGCGATCTATTACGCAGGCTAGCTCTTGCGTCATCGGCAAGAAGTaagtttatttttgtttgatttttagTGAACTCATCGCGATATGCTTCaatgttttccaaaatttccttaaatattttcttaatttcaTTGTATTTGTGCTTCTTTAAAAGTAAATCACTGTGGAACCTCACTGGTTTGCAATCTTTTGTGTTCGTTGTTAAGCAAATCAATTCCGTCTCCAGACTACTGATTTCCGGTGGGTCATGTGGAATACTATTAGCAGCTTGCATACATACTAGTTCAAGCCGTAAATTTTCTAGTTTTTCTCTCTCTTCAACGGACAATAGACCTCTTAAATTAGTCCAGTTCTTTTGATTCTGCCTGTTTCTCATTGAAAAtacattttgtttttgaattagATTTGGACACCAATATGGCAAAGCATTACTAGGGggctttatttttattgttatAAGCCCAATTTTCTCTGAGTTAGTCTTTGAAGTGGGATCATCTGGTTGAGATGAAGGAATATTACGCACACTTTTGAGAAACACATTTTTCAGACCTGTGTTGAAGAGAGATGCTATAGAGTAAGTAATTTCAGTTTGaattttatcttcttcagactagtgtttctttttaagTGTTCCGTTTTCAGTATTTCCAGCTACCGCGTTCCATTCATACTTACCTCTTAGGGGTGATAGTTGATCAGAGCGATTCGCCTCCTGTATGTCCTCCTTATGAATGGGAATCGCTCGCTCTATTTTAGAAAAGACTTTTTCGATCATTCCAAGCCTGTTTGCAATTTCAATATCGAAATCCTCTAAGTCTTTGAGGCACTTCTCCCTACTAATTGGATTGTTTTGAAAGCCAAATGGAACTATCCTTATGctatactttttttcactcATTAAACAAACACGCCCAGAAGCTACGTCTTTGCCTACTATCATAGCATTTATTGAGTAATTTATTAAGCTGCCACTAGAACTGTCGTTTAACCATAGTGAGGAACCTCTTTCTGACAAACGACCATAACCTAAACTCTCCGAAAATTTTAGAGTAGAAAGCTCTGGATGAGAACTCGATGGTCTATCAAACCCTAATGTAGGGGGCAAAAGAGAGTGAGAGAAGTGACCGTGCTTACAGGTTACGTCTAATAACTG from Saccharomyces cerevisiae S288C chromosome XIV, complete sequence encodes:
- the DSE4 gene encoding endo-1,3(4)-beta-glucanase (Daughter cell-specific secreted protein with similarity to glucanases; degrades cell wall from the daughter side causing daughter to separate from mother), whose amino-acid sequence is MQLYLTLLFLLSFVECSYISFISNNADEILETDLIETLSYATLTVGEPYVAQSVVVTRVSAASHSPLSVSPKNRVSASPINSQDSDSNTRTAVQLSLSLSNYASQVSQKISAQTNNDPVTVSNIYANDNSKSKSSVHNLSSVSGVASVMPSASTMRKVTTLLSQTASTSTSTLFSSSLSISGTQLNGTLLTSVSKGTIDPLVTQMPSYSSQETKIIPSSLTSNKTIYTISVRTNAATATGEDSFIASTPASSTLFYPSNSTQDLVQTLASTTASPAYPSNRTQITLSPSVSLYSTTSPIYPSNITENGSSPSPSLSSTVSPVYPSSSTGNILLSSLFSTVDSSSSPVSSTLDTIYVSSSMQATISSSSSSRQTKTSSSSLSTSTSSTATTTENSSTTTIVNLFNAVSTDEPPTVFDRSPNPMSLADGVSNDGPIQTNKFYTNLIVGSQESPAFVYPYSLWKYTSSSYGFAVQHTTVDQYSYGGYDSSGNAEYLVNPLGIAHVVFSASNFDSSMTMQVDEMTLSSTRVVLSESNDSSNYLEIPLVQGMGFATGIYHGSLNAKIGSSVGFNTIVSESSSNLAQGILKYRITLLNGVTWLCYVIGPDDLTSTDFSLEVSSEYEIKASASVDGLIIQLAVAPSETDYEVFYDQAAGMYVTNFKLQGVSDGSTATYEFSYTTQGESASGSTMIFALPHHESSFSDIMQDYYTGIQLASTTKGVMNGYLTTSLQFSTSLNRQISWLPWSSQLGSNLLEYSKEQLQLLAEVANSELQVSISESISGLNTYYLGKVIDKYSYILLTVSEIIQDEASTKSTLENIKSAFDILLQNEQTYPLIYDTKFNGLVSSGDWGSTSTQYDFGNTYYNDHHFHYGYIIHAAAVIGYVDSKLNGTWAADNKDWVNSLVRDVANPSEKDEYFAQSRMFDWFNGHSWAAGLYENGNGKNEESSSEDYNFAYAMKLWGATIGDQSMELRGDLMISIMKDAMNDYFYYQNDNTVEPEEIIGNKVSGILFDNIIDYTTYFGTNTEYIHGIHMLPITPVSSNIRSETFVEEEWQTKIEPIIESIESGWTGILKLNQALFDPVDSYAFFSDSTFDSSTYLDNGMSRTWALAFSGGLANSIA
- a CDS encoding uncharacterized protein (hypothetical protein; exhibits homology to C-terminal end of Bul1p; expressed as a readthrough product of BSC5, the readthrough locus being termed BUL3; the BUL3 readthrough product is involved in ubiquitin-mediated sorting of plasma membrane proteins and interacts with WW domains of Rsp5p in vitro, but in a functionally different way than the non-readthrough form), coding for MRNRQNQKNWTNLRGLLSVEEREKLENLRLELVCMQAANSIPHDPPEISSLETELICLTTNTKDCKPVRFHSDLLLKKHKYNEIKKIFKEILENIEAYRDEFTKNQTKINLLLADDARASLRNRSLDFSDLMPSSIIKDVQVLANMEANVVVMKNALKTKLVGEKSVPVASSPISSIIPRTSRNKKTSPSNYHHSVLSHRKSNEWNQVSSTEYKRTLLLNIKYNDDFKATIVPSFESCLCSRSYFLRVKLHFDKGVGSAEIDIPVQVKNSFI